Proteins encoded by one window of Thermanaeromonas sp. C210:
- a CDS encoding nucleotidyltransferase family protein — protein MGTQPDELAAYYARKYPFTFTEDFSQNDPSLTERYKEAWKVAARAAAILKERYGAQKVVAFGSLVDRSRFTRWSDVDLAVWGIPDERFYAAVGAVTGLSEKFRVDLVDPEACRESLRRAIESEGVEL, from the coding sequence ATGGGTACCCAACCTGACGAGCTTGCTGCTTATTACGCCAGGAAATACCCTTTTACTTTTACAGAGGATTTTTCGCAAAATGACCCGTCCCTTACCGAACGTTATAAGGAAGCCTGGAAAGTTGCTGCAAGAGCTGCGGCCATCTTAAAAGAGAGATATGGTGCCCAAAAAGTGGTGGCCTTCGGCTCCCTTGTAGACCGTTCCCGCTTTACGCGCTGGTCAGATGTTGACCTGGCAGTGTGGGGCATCCCGGACGAACGGTTTTACGCCGCAGTAGGGGCGGTGACAGGTTTAAGTGAAAAGTTCAGAGTTGACCTGGTTGACCCGGAAGCCTGCCGGGAATCCTTACGCAGGGCTATTGAAAGTGAAGGGGTTGAACTATGA